From the Selenomonas timonae genome, one window contains:
- the hemB gene encoding porphobilinogen synthase: MNLTQRPRRLRISSAMRDLVRETELSPRDFVYPIFVVPGEQIKEEIPSMPGCFHYSVDQVAGLAREIAARGIPAVEVFGLPAYKDEIGSSAWDMTSPVQRAITAIKGAVPELLVVGDVCLCQYTSHGHCGELHDHYVDNDATLPHLVKTAVSQARAGADIVAPSDMMDGRVAAIRAGLDAEGYVNTSIMSYAVKYASGYYGPFRDAADSTPAFGDRRQYQMDPANVREALKEAALDMAEGADIIMVKPALAYLDVVRQVYEVTDRPIAVYNVSGEYAMVKAAAANGWIDEQRIVLETLTSMKRAGAKIIITYHAMDAAAWLSA; this comes from the coding sequence ATGAATCTGACTCAGCGCCCGCGGCGTTTGCGTATCTCATCTGCGATGCGTGATCTCGTGCGTGAAACCGAGCTCTCGCCGCGCGATTTTGTCTATCCGATCTTCGTCGTGCCGGGGGAGCAGATCAAGGAAGAGATTCCGAGTATGCCGGGGTGCTTCCACTATTCCGTGGATCAGGTCGCAGGTCTCGCGCGTGAGATTGCGGCGCGCGGCATTCCTGCGGTCGAGGTCTTCGGTCTGCCCGCATATAAGGATGAAATCGGCTCGAGTGCATGGGATATGACGAGCCCTGTCCAGCGCGCAATCACAGCGATCAAAGGGGCGGTGCCGGAGCTGCTTGTGGTCGGGGATGTCTGTCTTTGCCAGTATACGAGTCACGGACATTGCGGTGAGCTGCACGATCACTATGTAGATAATGACGCAACCCTGCCGCACCTCGTCAAGACGGCAGTCAGTCAGGCGCGTGCGGGCGCGGACATCGTTGCGCCCTCGGACATGATGGACGGGCGCGTTGCGGCAATCCGCGCGGGACTCGATGCAGAGGGCTATGTCAACACGAGCATTATGAGCTATGCCGTGAAGTACGCCTCCGGCTACTACGGACCCTTCCGTGATGCAGCGGACAGCACGCCCGCCTTTGGCGATCGGCGGCAGTATCAGATGGATCCCGCGAATGTGCGTGAAGCGCTAAAGGAGGCTGCGCTGGACATGGCGGAGGGGGCGGACATCATCATGGTGAAGCCTGCGCTCGCCTATCTCGATGTTGTGCGTCAGGTCTACGAGGTAACGGATCGTCCCATTGCGGTCTACAATGTGAGCGGAGAGTATGCGATGGTGAAGGCCGCAGCAGCAAACGGCTGGATTGATGAGCAGCGCATTGTCCTGGAGACGCTCACGAGTATGAAGCGTGCGGGGGCGAAGATCATCATTACCTATCATGCGATGGACGCTGCCGCATGGCTGAGTGCGTAA
- the hemA gene encoding glutamyl-tRNA reductase codes for MQLLTLGLNHRTAPVDVRERVSFSREELRSGLLSLGEYDGLSGLVVLSTCNRTELYASVDDHERGGQALRQFLNDLAQGGDDLDEYLYNYADEEAIRHLFRVASSLDSLVLGEGQILSQVKEAYAIAREAGATSTVLNLLFHRAIAAGKRVRTETRIAYRSVSVSYAAVELAAASLGGLGGCAALIFGAGKMAELTAEHLRAHGIELIYVANRHIERAEKLAERIGGEAIPFDRAMEYATCVDVVVTSTGAPHYVIKAWEARRLMARRQGRKIFLIDIAVPRDVDPDVAGIKGIELYNIDALEAVVDEHLSERQAEAVKAEKIVEEEVDSLLERFKYLSFQPLMALLSGRCERIREREIKRVSAKLPELSEEEGRQVEHMSRMIVRKILRIPMMKLRASAGTADEAFYIEAMRALFKLDAIGETGTSEQRHNHYRYAGK; via the coding sequence ATGCAGCTCTTGACATTGGGGCTAAATCATCGCACGGCTCCGGTAGACGTGCGTGAGCGTGTATCATTTTCCCGTGAGGAACTGCGTTCGGGACTTCTGAGTCTGGGCGAATACGACGGTCTGAGCGGACTGGTCGTCCTGTCGACGTGTAACCGAACGGAGCTCTATGCTTCCGTGGACGATCATGAGCGCGGCGGACAGGCGCTGCGGCAGTTCCTCAACGATCTGGCGCAGGGTGGGGATGATCTGGACGAGTATCTCTACAACTACGCAGATGAAGAGGCGATTCGGCATCTGTTCCGAGTCGCCTCGAGCCTTGATTCGCTCGTGCTCGGCGAGGGGCAGATCCTCTCGCAGGTCAAGGAGGCCTATGCGATTGCCCGCGAGGCAGGTGCGACGAGCACTGTGCTGAACCTGCTCTTTCACCGCGCCATTGCAGCGGGCAAGCGCGTGCGGACGGAGACGCGCATTGCGTATCGCTCCGTATCCGTGAGCTATGCGGCGGTGGAGCTGGCGGCCGCCTCTCTCGGCGGCCTTGGCGGCTGTGCCGCGCTGATCTTCGGCGCGGGCAAGATGGCGGAGCTGACGGCAGAGCATCTGCGCGCACACGGCATTGAGCTGATTTACGTTGCGAACCGCCACATTGAGCGCGCCGAAAAGCTTGCAGAGCGGATCGGTGGGGAGGCAATTCCCTTCGATCGCGCGATGGAATATGCGACCTGCGTCGACGTGGTGGTCACCTCGACGGGCGCGCCGCACTATGTCATCAAGGCGTGGGAGGCACGCCGCCTGATGGCACGGCGGCAGGGGCGCAAGATCTTTCTCATCGACATTGCCGTTCCGCGCGATGTCGATCCCGATGTTGCGGGCATCAAGGGCATCGAGCTCTATAATATCGACGCACTCGAAGCCGTGGTGGACGAACATCTCAGCGAGCGTCAGGCAGAGGCGGTCAAGGCGGAGAAAATCGTGGAGGAGGAGGTTGACTCACTTCTCGAACGCTTCAAATATCTGTCCTTCCAGCCGCTCATGGCACTCCTCTCGGGACGCTGTGAACGCATCCGTGAGCGCGAGATCAAGCGCGTGAGTGCGAAGCTGCCCGAGCTTTCGGAGGAGGAGGGGCGGCAGGTGGAGCATATGAGCCGCATGATTGTCCGAAAGATTCTGCGCATTCCCATGATGAAGCTGCGCGCCTCGGCGGGCACGGCGGATGAGGCGTTCTACATCGAGGCAATGCGCGCCCTCTTTAAATTGGATGCGATAGGAGAGACGGGAACAAGTGAACAGCGGCACAATCACTATCGGTACGCGGGCAAGTAA
- a CDS encoding precorrin-2 dehydrogenase/sirohydrochlorin ferrochelatase family protein codes for MLYPVNLDLSGRLIIVVGGGTVAERKVAGLLAADASVSVRVIAPQMTERLHAFAADERIDWRNERYIRGSLEGAFLVYAATDSPAINAEIAAEANACGSLVNIIDDPHASSFQVPSMLRRGDFLLTASTGGGSPALARAIRMELEQFYPPSFGMWLERAAILRAKLQEELPTSSARTEFWRTALRPDILNMIRCGELEKAEVELRHAALDIGAKSSHGSGRRA; via the coding sequence TTGCTGTACCCCGTGAATCTCGATCTAAGCGGTCGGCTCATCATTGTTGTGGGAGGCGGCACAGTGGCCGAGCGCAAGGTCGCGGGGCTGCTCGCTGCGGACGCCTCCGTCTCTGTGCGCGTGATTGCACCGCAGATGACAGAGCGACTGCATGCGTTCGCAGCAGATGAGCGCATTGATTGGAGAAATGAACGCTATATACGCGGTTCCTTGGAAGGGGCATTCCTCGTCTATGCGGCGACGGATTCTCCCGCGATCAATGCGGAGATTGCCGCCGAGGCAAACGCATGCGGAAGCCTCGTGAATATCATCGACGATCCGCATGCCTCGTCGTTCCAGGTTCCCTCAATGCTGCGGCGCGGGGATTTCCTGCTGACGGCATCGACGGGTGGTGGGAGTCCCGCGCTTGCGCGGGCGATACGGATGGAGCTTGAGCAATTCTATCCGCCTTCGTTTGGCATGTGGTTGGAGCGTGCTGCGATTCTGCGCGCAAAGTTGCAGGAGGAGCTTCCGACGAGCAGTGCGCGCACGGAGTTCTGGCGGACGGCACTGCGTCCCGATATTTTGAATATGATTCGCTGTGGAGAGTTAGAGAAAGCGGAGGTTGAGTTACGGCATGCAGCTCTTGACATTGGGGCTAAATCATCGCACGGCTCCGGTAGACGTGCGTGA
- the cobA gene encoding uroporphyrinogen-III C-methyltransferase: MSGKVFLVGAGPGDPRLLTVGAMNCLREADVVVYDHLADESILAHVPHGAERIYVGKQSCKHTMRQEDINVLLADKADEGKTVVRLKGGDPFVFGRGGEEALVLLERGVPFEVLPGVTSAISVPAYAGIPVTHRGVAVSFAVITGHEDPTKSESHIRWEHLATGVDTLVFLMGVANLPVITKNLINNGRPADTPAAIIRWGTRADQETFVTTVGEAAEMVQRDGIRPPAIFIVGDVVRLREQLRWFDRADIRPLHGKRILVTRARAQASALTEKLTALGASCIETPVIRITPPANAYAALDHAIGELHSYHWVIFTSVNGVEHFFARLAHAEKDTRALGYAKVAAIGSATAEALRSYGIHADLVPAEFRAEAVVDGLKDILPPRARILLPRAQEARDVLPESLRAHGATVDVASAYETVPELDGGSELAERLMRSEIDIVTFTSSSTVKNLVQQLGNITPLQQVKIACIGPVTADTARNFALEPDIVAEAYTIDGLVNAIKEYVQ; encoded by the coding sequence ATGAGCGGAAAAGTATTTCTTGTCGGCGCGGGTCCGGGCGATCCGCGCCTTTTGACGGTTGGTGCAATGAACTGCCTGAGAGAGGCGGATGTTGTGGTCTATGACCATCTGGCAGATGAGAGCATTCTTGCCCATGTGCCACATGGGGCAGAGCGCATCTACGTCGGGAAGCAGTCCTGCAAGCACACGATGCGGCAGGAGGACATCAACGTCCTGCTTGCCGACAAGGCAGATGAGGGTAAGACGGTCGTGCGTCTCAAGGGTGGCGATCCATTTGTGTTCGGGCGGGGCGGCGAGGAGGCGCTCGTGCTTTTGGAACGCGGCGTGCCCTTTGAAGTGTTGCCGGGCGTGACCTCCGCGATCAGCGTCCCCGCCTATGCCGGGATTCCCGTGACGCATCGCGGTGTTGCCGTCTCCTTTGCCGTCATCACAGGACATGAAGATCCAACCAAATCCGAATCCCATATTCGCTGGGAACATCTTGCGACAGGCGTCGATACCCTCGTCTTTCTGATGGGGGTTGCAAACCTTCCCGTCATCACGAAGAATCTCATCAACAACGGCCGTCCTGCCGACACCCCTGCGGCAATCATCCGCTGGGGGACGCGTGCAGATCAGGAGACATTCGTCACGACGGTCGGAGAGGCTGCCGAAATGGTGCAGCGTGACGGCATTCGTCCGCCCGCGATCTTCATTGTGGGCGATGTGGTAAGGCTCCGCGAGCAGCTGCGCTGGTTTGATCGTGCAGATATACGCCCCCTCCACGGGAAGCGCATCCTTGTCACGCGTGCGCGCGCGCAGGCATCGGCGCTGACAGAGAAGCTGACGGCGCTTGGGGCTTCCTGCATCGAGACGCCCGTGATCCGCATTACACCGCCCGCCAATGCCTATGCAGCACTCGATCATGCAATCGGTGAACTGCATTCCTATCATTGGGTGATTTTTACGAGTGTCAATGGTGTGGAGCATTTTTTTGCGCGGCTCGCTCATGCGGAAAAGGACACGCGTGCGCTCGGCTATGCAAAGGTCGCCGCCATTGGCTCGGCGACGGCTGAGGCACTGCGCTCCTATGGCATTCATGCCGACCTCGTGCCCGCCGAGTTCCGTGCGGAGGCGGTCGTGGACGGACTGAAGGACATCCTGCCGCCGCGTGCCCGCATCCTTTTGCCGCGCGCACAGGAGGCGCGCGATGTACTGCCGGAGTCGCTGCGTGCGCATGGGGCGACAGTCGATGTCGCCTCTGCCTATGAGACAGTGCCTGAACTGGACGGCGGTTCGGAACTCGCCGAGCGACTGATGCGCAGCGAGATTGACATTGTCACCTTTACTAGTTCCTCTACAGTCAAGAATCTCGTACAGCAGCTCGGCAATATCACGCCCCTGCAGCAGGTGAAGATTGCCTGCATCGGCCCTGTTACAGCGGATACAGCGCGGAATTTTGCACTCGAACCTGACATTGTGGCAGAGGCCTATACGATTGACGGATTGGTGAATGCGATAAAGGAGTATGTGCAATGA
- the surE gene encoding 5'/3'-nucleotidase SurE — protein sequence MNILILNDDGIAAEGIRTLARHLAQRHTVTVAAPMHQQSGTSHALTIGRAIEVRADERFDCTHDIRAWAIDGTPTDCAKLYLDAIAEETPDVVLSGINHGSNLGTDVIYSGTVGAAFEGLFHGIPSFALSLVEGSSISYAEAAAYFEGFMEDVLAVMEKPFLLNINFPKELADGQPHFVFCRQGGRDYINAFERIEENGRVHYRVAGEVSDTDKGAGTDIYAVEHGLISVTPVGMDMTDYPLLEECGRLIETR from the coding sequence GTGAATATCCTGATACTGAATGACGACGGCATTGCGGCGGAGGGGATACGGACGCTCGCGCGTCATCTGGCGCAGCGTCATACTGTGACCGTTGCCGCACCGATGCATCAGCAGAGCGGGACATCTCACGCACTGACGATCGGGCGTGCAATCGAGGTGCGCGCCGATGAGCGCTTCGATTGCACGCATGACATTCGGGCATGGGCGATCGATGGGACGCCGACGGACTGTGCAAAGCTCTATCTGGACGCGATTGCGGAGGAAACGCCGGACGTCGTGCTCTCCGGGATCAACCACGGCTCGAACCTCGGCACCGATGTGATCTACTCGGGCACGGTCGGCGCCGCTTTCGAGGGGCTTTTTCACGGCATTCCGTCCTTTGCACTCTCCTTGGTCGAGGGGAGCAGCATTTCCTATGCGGAAGCGGCGGCATATTTTGAAGGCTTTATGGAAGATGTGCTGGCAGTGATGGAAAAGCCGTTTCTGCTCAATATCAATTTTCCGAAGGAACTTGCGGACGGACAGCCTCATTTCGTCTTCTGCAGGCAGGGTGGGCGTGACTATATTAATGCGTTCGAGCGCATTGAGGAGAACGGACGCGTGCACTACCGGGTGGCGGGCGAGGTGTCCGATACGGATAAGGGCGCGGGCACGGACATCTATGCCGTGGAGCACGGGCTGATCTCCGTAACGCCCGTCGGCATGGATATGACGGACTATCCGTTGCTTGAGGAATGCGGCAGGCTTATCGAGACGCGCTGA
- the hemC gene encoding hydroxymethylbilane synthase — translation MNSGTITIGTRASKLALWQAEYIAGEIEKRHPDCRVELKKMTTKGDRILDAPLAKIGGKGLFTKELEQAMLAGEIDLAVHSLKDMPTEVPEGLMIGAITARLDAGDAFVSVRYKAIEELPQGARVGTSSLRRRAQLLAVRPDLTILDLRGNVNTRLAKLDAGEFDAIVLAAAGLKRLGLGERIRTILPRAMILPAVGQGALAIECRADDLQVRELIDFLCDPHMTAAATAERAFLRRVEGGCQIPVGVYAEVGEGSMLHVEAMIASVDGMRVCRSRTMGATDTAEKLGIALAEELLDVGGRDILKEIGITV, via the coding sequence GTGAACAGCGGCACAATCACTATCGGTACGCGGGCAAGTAAGCTGGCACTGTGGCAGGCGGAATACATTGCGGGAGAAATCGAAAAGCGGCATCCTGACTGCCGCGTCGAACTCAAAAAGATGACGACAAAGGGCGACCGCATTCTCGATGCACCGCTCGCAAAGATCGGCGGCAAGGGACTCTTTACGAAGGAGCTTGAGCAGGCAATGCTCGCGGGGGAAATCGATCTCGCGGTGCACAGCCTCAAGGATATGCCAACGGAGGTTCCAGAGGGACTCATGATCGGCGCGATTACGGCACGTCTGGATGCGGGCGACGCATTTGTCAGCGTGCGCTACAAGGCAATTGAGGAGCTGCCACAGGGTGCGCGGGTCGGCACATCGAGCCTTCGCCGGCGGGCACAGCTGCTCGCTGTGCGCCCCGATCTCACGATCCTCGATCTGCGCGGCAACGTCAATACGCGTCTGGCGAAGCTGGATGCAGGCGAGTTCGATGCCATCGTACTTGCTGCGGCAGGGCTGAAACGCCTCGGGTTGGGTGAGCGCATCCGTACAATCCTGCCGCGTGCGATGATCCTCCCTGCTGTCGGGCAGGGCGCGCTTGCAATCGAGTGCCGCGCAGATGATCTGCAGGTTCGGGAGCTCATCGACTTCCTGTGCGACCCCCATATGACGGCGGCGGCGACGGCAGAACGTGCCTTCCTGCGGCGCGTCGAGGGCGGCTGTCAGATTCCCGTTGGTGTCTACGCCGAGGTCGGTGAGGGCAGTATGCTCCACGTCGAGGCGATGATTGCATCGGTGGACGGCATGCGCGTCTGCCGTTCGCGCACAATGGGGGCGACAGATACGGCGGAGAAGCTGGGCATTGCTCTGGCGGAGGAGCTGCTCGATGTTGGCGGTCGGGATATTTTGAAAGAGATAGGTATTACGGTATGA